The window TCCATGTATATACCTACTTTTTTTCCTTCTACAAGATATGAATTTACTTTCTTCACATTTTCTTTAAAATTATCTATATGTGCATCTATCTTTTTTATTATCATATCAAGTGATGATTTGTTATTCACATCTGTAGCAGTAGTTATAACTGGATTAGAATTTAGATAATCACTAAGCTTCATAGTCATCTCATTCGCTCCACCTATGTGACCAGATAAAAGACTTATTACATTTTTTCCCATCTCGTCCATTACTATTATGGCAGGATCTTGTGTTTTGTCCTTTATATAAGGGCAAATACTTCTAACTACAATCCCCGTTGCCATTATAAATATCAAATAATCGTATTTGTAGAATATATCTCCTACAAATTCTTTAAATTTTCCTTTTATACTTATAGTATCATCGCAGAGGAACTTGTCATTGACATATACATCGCACTTTATATACTTTTTTATAGTAAGTGCAAGTTTTTTTCCATTTGAAGTAAGTGCTATTACCGCTTTATTACTTTCTGTATTCATGTTTAAATTCCTTATCGTACAATTTTGAGTAATTGTACTCTTTGCCAAGAAATTCTCCAACCATTATAAGAGCTGTTTTATTTATACCTTCTTCTTTAACCTTATCAGCTATATTTTTCAAGTTACCTTTAACTATCTTCTCTTCTTTCCAAGTAGCCTTATATACAACAGCTATTGGAGTCTCTTCTGTGTATCCACCTTCAATAAGTCTAGATACAACCTTTCCTATTTCTTGAACAGATAAGAATATTACCATAGATGTCTGATGCTTTGCAAAAGATTCTATAGATTCTTTCTCTGGTACCGGAGTTCTTCCTTCCATTCTAGTTATGATAACACTTTGAGATATCTCAGGAACTGTATACTCAACTCCAAGAGCTGATGATGCTCCAAGGAATGAACTTACTCCTGGTGTACAATCGTATCCTATATCCTCCTTAGCAAGTTCTTCTACTTGTTCTCTAATTGAACCATATATAGAAAAATCACCTGTTTGAAGTCGTACAACACTCTTATTTTCCTTAACTCCTTTTTTCATAACATCTACTATTTCTCCTAAATCCATATAAGCACTGTTATGAATTTCGCATCCTTCTTTACAATACTCAAGAAGTTCTGGATTAACTAAAGAACCAGCATATATAACAACATCAGCCTCGCTCAATAATTTGTATCCTTTTAAAGTTATAAGTTCTTTGTCTCCTGGTCCTGCCCCTACAAAATGAATCTTCATCATTATCTACCCCTTTTACATGAAATTATATATGTTGGATTTAAAGGCTTGAAATAATTTCCTTTACCTAGTTTTGCAAGCCTTGATACACAAACTTGTACACACTCTATATCTTCAAACCCTTGTTCTTTAAGTATTCTTAAAGACTCATTGAGTGTTTCAACTATTATACAGTTAATAACCAATGTTGCACTTTCATTTAATAATCCTTTAAGCCATATTATTATCTCTTCTAAATTTCCTCCACTGCCTCCTATAAAGGCTGAATCTATTTTTTTATCAAAATAATCAACTGGTGCGTATTCCTTAATAACTTGTATATTATCTATATTGAATTTAGCTATATTTTTATGTATAAGCCCTACTGCTTCTTCATTTTTCTCTATAGTAAAAACACTTAGATCTTTATTATCTAAAGCTGCTTGTATACTAATGCTTCCTGTTCCGCCACCTACATCAAGGAATGTGCTACAATTCTTTAGATTTAGTTTACTTATAGATAAAGTTCTAATTTCTTCCTTAGTCATAGGTACCTTACCCCTTATGAATTCACTATCCTTCATCATATATCACCACTACATTCATATCAAATTTATCTACATTAATTATATCTTCACAAGGTGCTATAGTTATTTTCTCATTTTCATAAGAAAGGTTCTCTCCTACTACCATAACCTTGTTTAACTTTCTTTTTATTATCTCTTTTGCAATTTCCTTTGGCCCTATTATATTATCTGTAACTAATGCTACTTTTTTATGAGATAATATATAATCGAAATCTGGTTGTTTGCCATGGCAACTGCTTATATATATATCATTCATATCCATACCAATTCTTGAGAATATATACTGAATAGAGCTTATTCCCGATACTATATTCACATTTTCGCTTCCAAGTTCACTAACCATATACTTTCCTATACCGTATATACTTGGATCTCCTGAAGCTATTATCGATATGTTTTTATCCTTATTCTCATTTATATAATCTATAATTTTTTTAAGGCTTCCTTTTATCTCTACCTTTTCTCCATCAAAATCATTGAAACTATCTAAATTCCTAGTTCCACCTATTAATACGTCACTTTTATGTACTATATTCTCACCTATCTTAGTCAGGTAATTTAAATTTCCAGGCCCTATCCCAATTATGTTTATCATCTAAATACCTCCAAAAGATTATCTGCACCAGTGCTTTTTCCAAGTGTATCAAGTTCCATAGAAAATAGCATAATCTCAACTTCTATATCATTATCTAGTCTTTGAATAACTCTCTCTCTTCCTTTGTTCGCTATAATATCATAGACTTTTTCATATCCATTCTCAGATATTATATCTATTGCTGCCTCTGTAGTTGGACAATTATATATATCTTTTAAAACACTTATATCAGCTCCCATTAAAGCCAAGTGAGTTATAAGTATCTCCATCCTACAATCAGCCATCTTACTATGAGTATGAAAAATACCACCAGCAAGCTTTACAAACTTGCCTAAATGACCTACCATAAGTATCTTTTCAAATCCAAACCTTTCAGCTTCCTTTATCATATACCCTACAAAGTTGCTAGTTCTAACAACATAATTAGAATCAATATTTAATACATCTTTTACGAAATTCTCTCCGTGATTTCCTGGAAC is drawn from Tepidibacter hydrothermalis and contains these coding sequences:
- the cbiG gene encoding cobalt-precorrin 5A hydrolase, which translates into the protein MNTESNKAVIALTSNGKKLALTIKKYIKCDVYVNDKFLCDDTISIKGKFKEFVGDIFYKYDYLIFIMATGIVVRSICPYIKDKTQDPAIIVMDEMGKNVISLLSGHIGGANEMTMKLSDYLNSNPVITTATDVNNKSSLDMIIKKIDAHIDNFKENVKKVNSYLVEGKKVGIYMDGNYDIDTRGFVIINDKNNISDLDTLIYITNKKYIDIKHKDIIKVTPRNNVLSVGCRRHTDSNLMYESFEDFLDKKDIDKNSIKTVGSVDLKKDEKAIMDLASKLEVEFKIVSREKILKVEDKFEKSEFVKKSIGVYSVVEPVAYILSGENLIVNKTKYKGITFGLGRLK
- a CDS encoding cobalt-precorrin-7 (C(5))-methyltransferase encodes the protein MINIIGIGPGNLNYLTKIGENIVHKSDVLIGGTRNLDSFNDFDGEKVEIKGSLKKIIDYINENKDKNISIIASGDPSIYGIGKYMVSELGSENVNIVSGISSIQYIFSRIGMDMNDIYISSCHGKQPDFDYILSHKKVALVTDNIIGPKEIAKEIIKRKLNKVMVVGENLSYENEKITIAPCEDIINVDKFDMNVVVIYDEG
- a CDS encoding decarboxylating cobalt-precorrin-6B (C(15))-methyltransferase produces the protein MKDSEFIRGKVPMTKEEIRTLSISKLNLKNCSTFLDVGGGTGSISIQAALDNKDLSVFTIEKNEEAVGLIHKNIAKFNIDNIQVIKEYAPVDYFDKKIDSAFIGGSGGNLEEIIIWLKGLLNESATLVINCIIVETLNESLRILKEQGFEDIECVQVCVSRLAKLGKGNYFKPLNPTYIISCKRGR
- a CDS encoding cobalt-precorrin-4 methyltransferase; the protein is MMKIHFVGAGPGDKELITLKGYKLLSEADVVIYAGSLVNPELLEYCKEGCEIHNSAYMDLGEIVDVMKKGVKENKSVVRLQTGDFSIYGSIREQVEELAKEDIGYDCTPGVSSFLGASSALGVEYTVPEISQSVIITRMEGRTPVPEKESIESFAKHQTSMVIFLSVQEIGKVVSRLIEGGYTEETPIAVVYKATWKEEKIVKGNLKNIADKVKEEGINKTALIMVGEFLGKEYNYSKLYDKEFKHEYRK